In Aliarcobacter faecis, a genomic segment contains:
- the pta gene encoding phosphate acetyltransferase, with translation MSLIDSIKAKAKENLRTIVLPESEDERVLKATEQVLNDKTAKVVLIGNEETIKADALKCGAKIDGATIVDPKKFANIDKYIDELVELRKSKNLSRDEATNLMLNEPRFFGCMMVRLGDADGLVAGSNSPTADVLKAAIQVIKTAPGINTVSSTFVMETADKKFGDNGLILFADCAVIPEPNSEQLADIASATAATAASVVGLEPRVAMLSFSTKGSASHPLVDKVTKACEILTSRNVNFQFDGELQADAAIVESIGVKKAPNSKVAGKANVLVFPDLQAGNIGYKLVQRFANAEAHGPIIQGLNKPVNDLSRGCSVEDISNLVAITATQIK, from the coding sequence ATGAGTTTAATTGATAGTATAAAAGCTAAAGCTAAAGAAAATTTACGAACAATCGTTCTTCCAGAATCTGAAGATGAGAGAGTTCTTAAAGCAACAGAACAAGTTTTAAATGACAAAACTGCAAAAGTTGTTTTAATAGGTAATGAGGAGACAATCAAAGCAGATGCTCTTAAATGTGGTGCAAAAATAGATGGTGCAACTATTGTTGATCCTAAGAAATTTGCAAATATAGATAAATATATTGATGAATTGGTTGAACTTAGAAAAAGTAAGAACCTTTCAAGAGATGAAGCTACAAATTTAATGTTAAATGAACCAAGATTTTTTGGTTGTATGATGGTTAGATTAGGAGATGCTGATGGACTTGTTGCAGGGTCTAATTCACCAACAGCAGATGTTTTAAAAGCTGCTATTCAAGTAATTAAAACAGCACCTGGAATAAATACTGTATCTTCAACTTTTGTTATGGAAACAGCAGATAAAAAATTTGGAGATAATGGTCTTATTTTATTTGCAGATTGTGCTGTTATTCCTGAGCCAAACTCTGAACAATTAGCTGATATTGCAAGTGCAACAGCTGCAACAGCTGCTAGTGTTGTAGGACTTGAACCAAGAGTTGCTATGCTATCTTTCTCTACAAAAGGAAGTGCTTCACATCCATTAGTTGATAAAGTTACAAAAGCTTGTGAAATTCTAACTTCAAGAAATGTAAATTTCCAATTTGATGGAGAACTTCAAGCTGATGCTGCAATAGTTGAATCTATTGGAGTTAAAAAAGCTCCTAATTCAAAAGTAGCTGGGAAAGCAAATGTTTTAGTATTCCCTGATTTACAAGCTGGAAATATAGGTTATAAACTTGTGCAAAGATTTGCAAATGCAGAAGCACATGGACCAATTATTCAAGGTTTAAATAAACCTGTAAATGACCTATCAAGAGGTTGTTCAGTAGAAGATATATCAAACTTAGTTGCAATAACAGCAACACAAATTAAATAA
- a CDS encoding 3'-5' exonuclease yields the protein MFKNILRNLEKKKLKSKRFESLFETPPPNEYVSLDCETTGLNPKKDEILSIGAVLIKDNKILMRQTFNIFVKPSKLINPESIKIHHLRQTDLENALEPEIAIFQLLNFIGSRPIVGYYIEFDIAMISKYTKKIIGVKLPNQSIEVSGIYYDHRKKIANNGFLDLKFDTIMKYLNIPFLGKHDALNDAIMTAMIFLKLKNLSNK from the coding sequence ATGTTTAAAAATATTTTACGAAATTTAGAGAAAAAAAAATTAAAAAGTAAACGATTTGAATCTCTATTTGAGACACCTCCACCAAATGAGTATGTTAGTCTTGATTGTGAAACAACTGGTTTAAATCCAAAAAAAGATGAAATCCTCTCTATTGGTGCCGTATTAATCAAAGATAATAAAATTTTAATGAGACAAACCTTTAATATTTTTGTAAAACCATCAAAACTTATAAACCCTGAATCTATTAAAATTCATCATTTAAGACAAACTGATTTAGAAAATGCACTTGAACCTGAAATTGCAATTTTTCAACTTCTAAATTTTATTGGCTCTAGACCAATAGTAGGTTACTACATAGAGTTTGATATAGCAATGATTTCAAAATATACAAAAAAAATCATTGGAGTAAAGCTACCAAATCAATCTATTGAAGTATCTGGAATATATTATGACCATAGAAAAAAAATAGCAAATAATGGCTTTTTAGATTTAAAATTTGATACTATTATGAAATATCTAAATATCCCTTTTTTAGGGAAACATGATGCCTTAAATGATGCAATCATGACTGCTATGATATTTTTAAAACTAAAAAATTTGTCAAATAAATAA
- a CDS encoding acetate/propionate family kinase, with translation MLVFVLNAGSSSLKYQLIDTKSKELKASGLVERIGIDGILKHEIGENKKLTYELPIPTHQEAIELVLRILTNDETKIINSIDEIKAIGHRVVHGGEYFKESVLVDDEVIKKIEELIPLAPLHNPANIMGIKICKKLMPKVPNVVTFDTAFHQTMPIENFLYAVPYADYTEHHLRKYGFHGTSHYYVSNEAIKLLNKKDSKIIVCHLGNGSSVCAVKDGKSISTSMGLTPLEGLVMGTRSGDIDAGVIPYLMEKKGLSHIQIIDYLNKKSGILGISGVSSDLREVIKAANDGDKRSKIAITMLCDRIKKYLCSYAGLMHGVDAICFTAGIGENSDLIREKVCEGLEFMGIELDCDKNSKREKGNREISSKNSKTKIYVIPTNEELVIANDTDRLIRK, from the coding sequence ATGTTAGTTTTCGTTTTAAATGCTGGTTCTTCTTCTCTTAAATATCAATTAATTGATACAAAATCAAAAGAGTTAAAAGCTAGTGGATTAGTTGAAAGAATAGGAATAGATGGAATTTTAAAACACGAAATAGGTGAAAATAAAAAACTTACTTATGAACTTCCTATTCCTACTCATCAAGAAGCTATTGAATTAGTTTTAAGAATTCTTACAAATGATGAAACAAAAATTATAAACTCGATTGATGAAATAAAAGCTATTGGACACAGAGTTGTTCATGGAGGAGAATATTTCAAAGAGTCTGTATTAGTTGATGATGAAGTTATTAAAAAAATTGAAGAGCTAATTCCACTAGCTCCTTTACATAATCCTGCAAATATAATGGGTATAAAAATATGTAAAAAGTTAATGCCAAAAGTTCCAAATGTTGTAACTTTTGATACAGCTTTTCACCAAACAATGCCTATTGAAAACTTTTTATATGCTGTTCCCTATGCTGATTATACAGAACATCATTTAAGAAAATATGGTTTTCACGGAACTAGCCACTACTATGTTTCAAATGAAGCTATTAAACTTTTAAATAAAAAAGATTCAAAAATTATTGTTTGTCATCTAGGAAATGGATCTTCTGTTTGTGCAGTTAAAGATGGAAAATCTATTAGTACCTCTATGGGATTAACTCCACTTGAAGGTTTAGTAATGGGTACAAGAAGTGGAGATATTGATGCTGGGGTTATCCCTTATTTAATGGAGAAAAAAGGTTTATCTCATATCCAAATTATAGATTATTTAAACAAAAAATCTGGGATACTAGGTATTTCAGGAGTTAGTTCTGATTTAAGAGAAGTTATAAAAGCAGCAAATGATGGAGATAAAAGATCTAAAATAGCAATCACAATGCTTTGTGATAGAATAAAAAAATATCTATGCTCTTATGCTGGACTTATGCATGGAGTTGATGCTATTTGCTTTACAGCTGGGATTGGAGAAAACTCTGATTTAATTAGAGAAAAAGTTTGTGAAGGTTTAGAATTTATGGGTATAGAACTTGATTGTGATAAAAACTCAAAAAGAGAGAAAGGAAACAGAGAAATAAGCTCTAAAAACTCAAAAACAAAAATTTATGTAATTCCTACAAATGAAGAGCTTGTTATTGCAAATGATACTGATAGGCTTATAAGAAAATAG
- a CDS encoding DUF485 domain-containing protein translates to MNKELVERIKANPKYHELISKRSSFAIKLAIFVLVVYYGFVLTIAFNKEFFATKVGEVMTVAWPIAVAIILIAFITTVIYVVRANGEFEDLETSIKNDVKDIL, encoded by the coding sequence ATGAATAAAGAATTAGTAGAAAGGATTAAAGCTAATCCTAAATACCATGAACTTATTTCAAAAAGAAGTTCGTTTGCTATTAAACTAGCAATCTTTGTTTTGGTAGTTTACTATGGTTTCGTATTAACTATTGCATTTAATAAAGAGTTTTTCGCTACAAAAGTTGGTGAAGTTATGACTGTTGCATGGCCTATTGCTGTTGCAATCATCTTAATTGCATTTATTACAACTGTAATTTATGTTGTAAGAGCAAATGGTGAGTTTGAAGACTTAGAAACTTCTATAAAAAATGATGTAAAGGATATTTTATAA
- a CDS encoding 3'-5' exonuclease: MFRNIKNYFNKKNLKIEKYSFLFDEPILNEYICFDCETTGLDPQIDDIVSIGAVLIKDNTIVSSKRFVRYVKPKSCSLSENSIKVHHIRECDLEDAFDIEDVVLEFLDFIGNRTLVGYFLDFDIKMVNKYLKPKIGINLPNKTIEVSEIYHDFKIELIPQGFIDLRFNAILKELDIPSFGVHDSFNDALMTAMIFLKLKNTPNVKIK, from the coding sequence ATGTTTAGAAATATAAAAAATTATTTTAATAAAAAGAATCTAAAAATTGAAAAATATTCATTTCTATTCGATGAACCAATTCTTAATGAATATATCTGCTTTGATTGTGAAACAACAGGATTAGATCCACAAATTGATGATATTGTATCTATTGGTGCAGTATTAATAAAAGATAATACAATAGTTTCAAGTAAAAGGTTTGTAAGGTATGTAAAACCAAAATCTTGTTCTTTAAGTGAAAATTCAATCAAAGTTCATCATATAAGAGAGTGCGATTTAGAAGATGCTTTTGATATAGAAGATGTTGTATTGGAATTTTTAGATTTTATTGGAAATAGAACTTTAGTTGGTTATTTTTTAGATTTTGATATAAAAATGGTAAATAAATATTTAAAACCAAAAATAGGAATAAATTTACCAAATAAAACTATTGAAGTTTCTGAAATTTATCATGATTTTAAAATAGAATTAATTCCCCAAGGTTTTATAGATTTAAGATTTAATGCTATTTTGAAAGAGCTTGATATCCCATCTTTTGGTGTTCACGACTCTTTTAATGATGCCTTAATGACTGCTATGATTTTTCTTAAACTCAAAAATACACCAAATGTAAAAATCAAGTAA
- a CDS encoding DUF485 domain-containing protein — MNEKLVDRIESNPKYQELVSKRNSFSLKLGIFVLVMFYSYITIIAFNKELFSAKIAEGYVTTIAFPIALAILVISFITTLIYVKRANTEFEDLTNQIKRDVKDLL; from the coding sequence ATGAACGAAAAATTAGTAGATAGGATTGAATCAAATCCTAAATATCAAGAGTTGGTTTCAAAGAGAAATAGTTTTTCATTGAAACTTGGAATTTTTGTTTTAGTTATGTTTTATTCATACATAACTATTATTGCTTTTAATAAAGAGCTGTTTTCTGCAAAAATAGCTGAAGGATATGTTACAACTATTGCATTTCCTATTGCATTAGCTATTTTGGTTATTAGCTTTATTACTACTTTAATCTATGTAAAAAGAGCAAATACAGAGTTTGAAGATTTAACTAACCAAATAAAAAGAGATGTAAAGGATTTATTATAA
- a CDS encoding putative nucleotidyltransferase substrate binding domain-containing protein, with the protein MSLQEQKKFISSIHPFENLTLNELDDIAEALDIVYFKEGATVQLGQSEPQFLYFILKGLIQEKNEDEVLAVYSKNEIFDSASLIKNFSKNSFVTAQESICYTLPRELFMTILSQNQQLENYFFQSISEKLNNNILHEKNKDMANIMIAKVKDAKVHKAVIVDSKTSIYEAARIIKQEKIPTLLLKDEQGEMYIVTDSDFRQKVILNRMDFDEEVIKIASKGLIYINEDDFLFNAQLQMAKYGLKRVVVKNDQNLIVGILDQISLSSFFATNTFAVSNQIVKAETLEELKEASLSFIKIIKSLNAKGVKIEFISKLINQLNKKLLDKLYKLMAPQELIDKSCLIVMGSEGRAEQILRTDQDNALIISDDCTITDEKLREFTHNFTETLVDFGFPRCDGNIMVSNPYWCRRQSDFKELIYKWVNEPNGDHFMNIAIFYDALCVSGDIKMIKDLKNYLFKISSNSQSFYSNFAKIINSFDVPLGFFDGFVFNSKDENHKDEIDIKRGGIFILVQGIRALSLQNKILNTNTIKRVNALTELGFFEKETSKELIMAFNFLTSLKLKSNLEKLDRNEKIDNYINPNKLNTMEKDLLKDSFKIVNRLKKQLEFHFKLNYV; encoded by the coding sequence ATGAGCTTACAAGAACAAAAGAAATTTATCTCTTCAATTCACCCTTTTGAAAATCTTACTTTAAATGAACTTGATGATATTGCTGAGGCTTTAGATATTGTATATTTTAAAGAAGGTGCTACTGTTCAATTAGGGCAAAGTGAACCACAATTTTTATATTTTATTCTAAAAGGATTAATTCAAGAAAAGAATGAAGATGAAGTTTTAGCTGTTTATTCTAAAAATGAAATTTTTGATTCAGCTTCACTAATTAAAAACTTTTCAAAAAATAGTTTTGTAACCGCTCAAGAGAGTATCTGTTATACTCTTCCAAGAGAGCTATTTATGACAATTTTAAGTCAAAACCAACAACTAGAAAACTATTTCTTTCAATCAATTTCTGAAAAATTAAATAATAATATTTTGCATGAAAAAAACAAAGATATGGCAAATATTATGATTGCAAAAGTAAAAGATGCAAAAGTTCATAAAGCTGTAATTGTTGATAGTAAAACTTCAATATATGAAGCAGCAAGAATTATAAAACAAGAAAAAATTCCAACTCTTCTTTTAAAAGATGAGCAAGGAGAGATGTATATAGTTACAGATTCTGATTTTAGACAAAAAGTAATTTTAAATAGAATGGATTTTGATGAAGAGGTTATAAAAATAGCTTCAAAAGGCTTAATTTATATAAATGAAGATGATTTTTTATTTAATGCTCAACTTCAAATGGCAAAATATGGTTTAAAAAGAGTTGTTGTAAAAAATGATCAAAATCTTATTGTAGGAATACTTGATCAAATCTCTTTATCATCATTTTTTGCAACAAATACTTTTGCTGTTTCAAATCAGATAGTAAAAGCAGAGACCCTAGAAGAGTTAAAAGAAGCTTCACTATCTTTTATAAAAATAATAAAATCCTTAAATGCAAAAGGTGTAAAAATAGAGTTTATTTCAAAACTAATAAACCAATTAAATAAAAAACTTCTTGATAAACTCTATAAACTGATGGCTCCTCAAGAGTTAATTGATAAATCCTGTTTAATAGTAATGGGAAGTGAAGGAAGAGCTGAACAAATCTTAAGAACTGACCAAGATAATGCTTTAATAATTTCAGATGATTGTACAATCACTGATGAGAAATTAAGAGAATTTACACACAATTTTACAGAGACTTTAGTTGATTTTGGATTTCCTAGATGTGATGGAAATATTATGGTTTCAAATCCCTATTGGTGTAGAAGACAAAGTGATTTTAAAGAGTTAATATATAAATGGGTAAATGAACCAAATGGTGATCATTTTATGAATATTGCAATTTTCTATGATGCTTTATGTGTATCTGGAGATATAAAAATGATAAAAGATTTAAAAAACTATCTATTCAAAATCTCTTCAAATTCTCAAAGTTTTTACTCTAATTTTGCAAAAATAATAAATAGTTTTGATGTACCTCTAGGATTCTTTGATGGATTTGTATTTAATAGCAAAGATGAAAATCATAAAGATGAGATAGATATAAAAAGAGGTGGGATTTTTATACTTGTTCAAGGAATTAGAGCCTTAAGTTTACAAAATAAAATTCTAAATACAAATACAATTAAAAGAGTAAATGCTCTAACAGAATTAGGTTTTTTTGAAAAAGAGACATCAAAAGAACTTATTATGGCTTTTAATTTTTTAACAAGCCTAAAATTAAAATCTAACCTTGAAAAACTTGATAGAAATGAAAAAATAGATAACTATATAAATCCAAATAAATTAAATACAATGGAAAAAGATCTTTTAAAAGACTCTTTTAAAATTGTAAATAGACTAAAAAAACAGCTAGAATTCCACTTTAAGCTTAACTATGTTTAG
- a CDS encoding cation acetate symporter — translation MLRVLALLSIFALWAFAAGDATFEGKRDLNIPAIIMFFVFIAGTLVITYWAARKTKSANDFYTAGGGITGFQNGLAIAGDYMSAAAFLGVSGLIYMNGYDGVIYAVSFLVGWPIILFFMAEKLRNLGKFTFADIAAYRLGQKEIRTLAAFGSLSVVVLYLIAQMVGAGKLIQILFGMEYIYAVFLVGALMIIYVTFGGMLATTWVQIIKAVLLLSGVSFMAIMILWHFNFNFEALASQAVEYHKKGEDILKPGGFLSDPISAISLGMALMLGTAGLPHVLMRFFTVGNAKEARKSVVYATGFVAYFWVIITIVGFGAIAFLNTDAGAQYFDKGLAYLQGGALFGGSNMASVHLSHMLGGNAFLGFISAVAFATILAVVSGLTLAGASAISHDIYANVINPNASDEKVVKISKITVVIIGIIGVVLGIAFESQNIAYMVGLAFGIAASANFPILFLSIYWSKLTTRGAFIGGFLGLITAVALVILGPNVWVQILGNKEAIFPYAHPALFSVAVAFVGIWLFSITDNSQRAKEDRAKFRAQNIRANTGIGSAGAVSH, via the coding sequence ATGTTAAGAGTTTTAGCACTACTATCTATTTTTGCATTATGGGCATTTGCTGCTGGTGATGCAACTTTTGAAGGGAAAAGAGATTTAAATATTCCTGCGATTATTATGTTCTTTGTATTCATTGCAGGAACTTTAGTAATTACTTATTGGGCAGCTAGAAAAACAAAATCAGCAAATGATTTTTATACTGCTGGTGGAGGAATTACAGGATTTCAGAATGGTTTAGCAATTGCTGGAGATTATATGTCAGCAGCAGCATTTCTAGGAGTATCTGGTCTTATTTATATGAATGGATATGATGGAGTTATTTATGCTGTTTCATTTTTAGTTGGTTGGCCTATTATTTTATTCTTTATGGCTGAGAAATTAAGAAATTTAGGTAAATTTACTTTTGCTGATATTGCTGCATACAGATTAGGACAAAAAGAGATTAGAACTTTAGCTGCATTTGGTTCACTTTCAGTTGTTGTTTTATACCTAATTGCACAAATGGTTGGAGCTGGTAAATTAATCCAAATCCTTTTTGGAATGGAGTATATCTATGCAGTATTTTTAGTTGGAGCATTAATGATTATTTATGTAACATTTGGAGGGATGCTTGCAACTACTTGGGTACAAATTATAAAAGCTGTTTTACTTCTTTCAGGAGTTTCTTTTATGGCTATTATGATTTTATGGCACTTCAACTTTAACTTTGAAGCATTAGCAAGCCAAGCTGTAGAATACCACAAAAAAGGGGAAGATATTTTAAAACCAGGTGGTTTCTTATCTGATCCAATTTCTGCAATATCTTTAGGTATGGCTTTAATGCTAGGAACTGCTGGTTTACCTCACGTTTTAATGAGATTTTTTACAGTTGGAAATGCAAAAGAAGCTAGAAAATCTGTTGTTTATGCAACTGGATTTGTTGCTTATTTCTGGGTTATTATTACAATCGTTGGTTTTGGTGCAATTGCATTTTTAAATACAGATGCAGGTGCACAATATTTTGATAAAGGTCTTGCTTATTTACAAGGTGGAGCTTTATTTGGTGGAAGTAATATGGCATCAGTTCACTTATCACACATGCTAGGTGGAAATGCCTTTTTAGGATTTATTTCAGCTGTTGCATTTGCTACAATTTTAGCTGTTGTTTCTGGTCTTACATTAGCAGGAGCTTCAGCTATATCACATGATATTTATGCAAATGTTATAAATCCAAATGCAAGCGATGAAAAAGTTGTAAAAATATCTAAAATTACTGTTGTTATAATAGGAATTATTGGAGTTGTTTTAGGAATTGCATTTGAATCACAAAATATTGCATATATGGTTGGTTTAGCATTTGGAATTGCAGCATCTGCAAACTTTCCAATTCTATTCTTATCTATTTATTGGTCAAAACTTACAACAAGAGGTGCATTTATTGGTGGTTTTTTAGGATTAATTACTGCTGTTGCACTTGTAATTTTAGGACCAAATGTTTGGGTACAAATTTTAGGAAATAAAGAGGCAATTTTCCCTTATGCTCACCCTGCACTATTCTCAGTAGCAGTTGCATTTGTTGGAATTTGGTTATTTAGTATTACTGATAACTCTCAAAGAGCAAAAGAAGATAGAGCTAAATTTAGAGCTCAAAATATTAGAGCAAATACAGGAATTGGATCTGCAGGAGCAGTTTCACACTAA
- a CDS encoding cation acetate symporter — protein MLKILSLLGLSSLALFASDGGAVNIPAVIMFFVFIVATMGITKWAASKTKSASDFYTAGGGISGFQNGLAIAGDYMSAASFLGISGMIFLHGFDGMIYAIGFLVGWPIILFLMAEKLRNLGKFNFTDIAAYRLDEQKIRILAAFGSLTVVTFYLIAQMVGAGKLIELLFHIPYAWSVIIVGALMIVYVTFGGMLATTWVQIIKAVLLLSGVTFIAIMVLSHYGFSFGNLAAQAVSMHPKAEAILKPGPFVSDPVSAVSLGLALMLGTAGLPHILMRFFTVGNAREARKSVVYATAFIGYFYLIIGVVGLGAVVFLLSPEGAVYFKDGVIDFKGIIGGANMAAVHLSQAVGGDIFLGFIAAVSFATILAVVAGLTLAASNSIAHDLYAIVIRKGQATDAEEMKVSKRTVLVIGIVAILLGFAFENQNIAFMVGLAFAIAASANFPILILSIYWSKLTTRGAFIGGFIGLITAIALVVLSKTVWVDIFHFEKAIFPYTQPALFSIIAAFVGIWFFSITDSSARAKEDKSGFEAQRIRAETGIGADGAVDH, from the coding sequence ATGTTAAAAATACTATCTTTATTAGGATTATCATCATTAGCATTATTTGCATCTGATGGTGGAGCAGTGAATATTCCTGCTGTTATTATGTTCTTTGTATTTATAGTTGCAACTATGGGTATTACAAAATGGGCTGCTAGTAAAACAAAATCTGCTTCAGATTTCTATACAGCAGGTGGAGGAATTTCAGGGTTCCAAAATGGTCTAGCAATTGCTGGAGATTATATGTCAGCTGCTTCATTCTTAGGTATTTCTGGAATGATTTTTCTACATGGTTTTGATGGTATGATTTATGCTATTGGATTCCTAGTTGGTTGGCCAATTATTCTATTCTTAATGGCTGAAAAATTAAGAAATTTAGGTAAATTTAACTTTACAGATATTGCTGCATATAGATTAGATGAACAAAAAATCAGAATTCTTGCTGCATTTGGTTCTTTAACAGTTGTTACTTTCTATTTAATTGCTCAAATGGTTGGAGCTGGAAAATTAATTGAATTATTATTCCATATTCCTTATGCTTGGTCAGTTATTATTGTTGGTGCATTAATGATTGTTTATGTAACTTTTGGTGGAATGTTAGCTACAACTTGGGTACAAATTATCAAAGCTGTATTACTTTTATCTGGAGTAACATTTATTGCAATTATGGTTCTTTCACACTATGGTTTTTCATTTGGTAACTTAGCAGCTCAAGCTGTTAGCATGCACCCAAAAGCTGAAGCTATTTTAAAACCAGGTCCATTCGTATCTGATCCAGTTTCTGCTGTTTCTTTAGGACTTGCTTTAATGTTAGGAACTGCTGGATTACCTCATATCCTTATGAGATTCTTTACAGTTGGAAATGCAAGAGAAGCTAGAAAATCTGTTGTTTATGCAACTGCATTTATTGGTTACTTCTATTTAATCATTGGTGTTGTTGGTTTAGGTGCTGTTGTTTTCTTATTAAGCCCTGAAGGTGCTGTTTACTTTAAAGATGGTGTAATTGACTTTAAAGGTATCATTGGTGGAGCTAATATGGCAGCTGTTCACTTATCACAAGCTGTTGGTGGAGATATTTTCTTAGGATTTATTGCGGCTGTTTCATTTGCTACAATCTTAGCGGTTGTTGCTGGTCTTACACTTGCTGCTTCTAACTCTATTGCACACGATTTATATGCAATCGTTATAAGAAAAGGTCAAGCTACAGATGCTGAAGAGATGAAAGTTTCAAAAAGAACTGTTTTAGTTATTGGTATTGTTGCTATTCTTTTAGGATTTGCATTTGAAAATCAAAACATTGCATTCATGGTTGGTCTAGCATTTGCTATTGCAGCATCAGCTAACTTCCCAATATTAATTCTTTCAATCTACTGGTCTAAATTGACTACTAGAGGAGCATTTATTGGTGGATTCATAGGTCTTATTACTGCTATTGCACTAGTTGTACTAAGTAAAACTGTATGGGTTGATATTTTCCATTTTGAAAAAGCTATATTCCCTTATACACAACCTGCATTATTCTCTATTATTGCAGCATTTGTGGGAATTTGGTTCTTCTCTATTACAGACTCTTCTGCAAGAGCAAAAGAGGATAAATCTGGATTTGAAGCTCAAAGAATTAGAGCAGAAACAGGTATCGGAGCTGATGGAGCTGTTGATCACTAA